The following coding sequences are from one Capsicum annuum cultivar UCD-10X-F1 chromosome 3, UCD10Xv1.1, whole genome shotgun sequence window:
- the LOC107861624 gene encoding tyrosine-sulfated glycopeptide receptor 1, with product MITDNKDSRQLSGLTYHQFRAAMLLTSLHSSSSFLSSSLPHHNSFYLTTVIVVVILLSSVATICHASCNQLDRDSLLSISVGISSPSPLNWSSAADCCTLWEGVGCDDNGRVTSLWLPSRSLSGSINPAIAKLSKLSQLSLSHNRFSGPLPDGFFQSLSSLRIIDLSYNRLSGRLPLSDRMPSPIQTVNLSSNHFNGTIQSSFLEPAIILESFDISNNSFSGPIPSFICSYSVAVTVLDFTNNDFRGQIPQGFGSCSSLVTLRAGFNHLSGSIPDDIYSVSTLQEISLPGNKFSGPIPESIVKLVNLRILALFGNELTGLIPQDIGKLSRLEQLLLHINYLNGTVPPSLMTCTRLTVLNLRVNFLEGELSALDFSNLNQLGILDLGNNYFTGSIPQSLFSCRSLTAIRLATNNLTGDILPGIMSLQSLSFLSVSNNSLTNFAGAIEVLKGCKNLTTLILTMNFYNETLPDNGNLIGSEDFQNLQILGLGGCNFTGQIPTWLVKLRKLEVLDLSMNQITGKIPGWLGTLQNLFYMDLSQNLLYGDFPVKLTQLLRLASQVAADQVGRRALELPVFVQPNNASNQQYNLLSSLPPAIYLGNNNLDGDIPTEIGQLKYIHVLDLSKNNFSGNIPETISNLTNLEKLDLSENNLSGEIPSSLKGLHFLSSFSVAHNNLEGPIPTGGQFDTFPITSFLGNPGLCGQILQHTCTDKSASTQPSVVRKTAKKKILIGLVLGISFGIAFTVIIIAFWIFSKRRILPRGDAEKNDLEIVSYYSTSGLSAEIGKDNSMLVMFPTNKNQINDLNILDILRATNNFNQANIIGCGGFGLVYKATLVDGTTLAVKKLSGDMGLIEREFKAEVEALSTAQHENLVSLQGYCVHDGCRLLFYSYMQNGSLDYWLHEKTDGASLLDWPTRLKIAQGASCGLAYMHQICEPHIVHRDIKSSNILLDEKFNAHVADFGLSRLILPYHTHVTTELVGTLGYIPPEYSQSWIATLRGDVYSFGVVMLEILAGRRPVDMSKPKISRELVVWVHQMRNEGKQEEIFDPILRDKGFEGEMLQVLNVACMCVSQNPFRRPTIAEVVECLSRVGSNREAPK from the coding sequence ATGATCACGGATAATAAAGACAGCCGCCAGCTATCTGGTCTGACATATCATCAATTTCGAGCAGCCATGCTCCTCACTTCccttcattcttcttcttcttttttgtcgTCGTCTTTACCTCATCATAACTCTTTCTATCTAACAacagtgatagttgttgttatactTCTTTCTTCTGTTGCTACTATCTGTCATGCCTCTTGCAATCAGCTTGATCGTGACTCTTTGTTATCAATCTCTGTTGGCAtctcttctccttctcctttgAATTGGTCTTCTGCTGCTGATTGCTGCACCTTGTGGGAAGGTGTTGGTTGTGATGATAATGGCCGAGTAACCAGTCTCTGGCTTCCCTCAAGAAGCCTTTCTGGAAGCATCAACCCTGCTATTGCAAAATTGAGCAAACTCTCTCAACTTAGCCTGTCACATAATCGTTTTTCTGGTCCCCTCCCAGACGGTTTTTTCCAGTCATTAAGTAGCTTGCGGATCATTGACTTGAGTTATAATCGTTTATCAGGACGATTGCCGCTATCAGATAGAATGCCATCACCTATCCAGACAGTAAATCTCTCTAGCAACCATTTCAATGGGACAATCCAATCATCATTTCTCGAGCCAGCAATTATTTTAGAGAGTTTCGATATTAGCAACAATAGCTTCTCTGGTCCAATACCCTCCTTTATCTGCAGCTACTCAGTCGCTGTCACAGTTCTTGACTTCACTAACAATGACTTCAGGGGCCAGATACCCCAAGGGTTTGGGAGTTGCTCCAGTTTGGTTACTTTGAGAGCAGGATTCAACCATCTTTCGGGATCCATTCCTGATGATATTTATAGTGTGTCAACACTGCAAGAAATCTCTTTACCTGGCAATAAATTTTCTGGACCCATCCCAGAAAGCATTGTCAAACTTGTCAACCTCAGAATCCTCGCACTCTTTGGCAACGAATTGACAGGTTTGATCCCTCAAGATATCGGAAAGCTCTCCAGATTGGAGCAGCTGCTCCTCCATATAAACTATCTAAATGGCACTGTTCCGCCATCGCTGATGACTTGCACTCGTCTCACTGTGCTCAATCTAAGGGTCAACTTCTTGGAAGGTGAACTCTCAGCTCTTGATTTCTCCAACCTCAATCAACTTGGCATACTCGACCTTGGGAATAACTATTTCACTGGAAGCATTCCACAAAGCCTTTTTTCATGCAGGTCATTAACTGCAATCCGTCTGGCTACTAACAATCTGACAGGAGATATCTTGCCTGGCATAATGTCTTTACAATCTCTGTCCTTCCTCTCAGTCTCCAATAACAGCCTAACCAATTTTGCAGGGGCAATAGAAGTCCTTAAGGGTTGTAAGAATCTTACCACACTAATCCTCACCATGAACTTTTATAATGAAACGTTGCCTGATAATGGGAACTTGATTGGGTCTGAAGATTTTCAAAATCTCCAAATTCTGGGTTTAGGTGGTTGTAATTTTACCGGACAGATACCCACGTGGCTGGTTAAACTTCGGAAGTTAGAGGTTCTAGACCTTTCTATGAATCAAATCACAGGCAAAATTCCAGGTTGGTTGGGGACTTTACAGAATCTATTTTACATGGATTTGTCTCAGAATCTTCTATATGGAGACTTCCCAGTCAAACTTACTCAACTGCTAAGACTGGCATCACAGGTGGCTGCTGATCAGGTAGGCAGACGTGCTTTAGAATTGCCTGTGTTTGTTCAGCCAAACAATGCCTCTAATCAGCAATATAATCTATTGTCAAGCCTGCCACCAGCTATTTACCTCGGAAATAACAACCTTGATGGCGATATTCCAACCGAGATTGGCCAGCTGAAGTACATTCATGTTCTTGATCTGAGCAAGAATAACTTTTCAGGAAACATTCCAGAAACAATATCCAACCTCACTAACCTGGAGAAACTAGACCTCTCTGAGAACAACCTCTCAGGTGAAATTCCTTCTTCACTCAAGGGTCTTCATTTTTTGTCTTCTTTCAGTGTTGCTCACAACAATCTCGAGGGACCTATTCCAACGGGAGGTCAGTTTGACACGTTTCCTATCACTAGTTTCTTAGGTAATCCAGGATTGTGTGGTCAAATCCTGCAGCACACTTGCACTGATAAATCAGCAAGTACACAACCTTCAGTAGTGAGAAAAACTgcaaaaaagaaaatcttaattGGACTTGTCCTAGGGATCTCCTTCGGCATTGCCTTCACAGTCATCATCATAGCATTCTGGATATTCTCCAAGAGGAGGATCCTTCCAAGAGGTGACGCCGAGAAAAATGACTTGGAAATTGTGTCCTATTACTCTACTTCTGGATTGTCTGCTGAGATTGGAAAGGATAACAGCATGCTTGTTATGTTTCCAACCAATAAGAATCAGATTAATGATCTCAATATTTTAGACATATTGAGAGCCACAAATAACTTCAACCAAGCAAACATAATTGGTTGTGGAGGCTTTGGTCTGGTCTATAAAGCAACTTTAGTAGACGGGACTACACTGGCTGTTAAGAAACTTTCAGGAGATATGGGTTTAATTGAAAGAGAATTTAAAGCAGAAGTGGAAGCTTTATCCACTGCCCAACATGAGAATTTGGTCTCTCTTCAAGGTTACTGTGTGCATGATGGCTGTAGGTTGCTGTTCTATTCCTATATGCAAAATGGAAGCCTGGATTACTGGTTGCACGAGAAGACTGATGGAGCATCCCTACTTGATTGGCCAACTCGACTGAAGATTGCACAGGGGGCAAGTTGTGGGCTGGcttacatgcatcagatatgtgaaCCACATATTGTTCATCGGGACATAAAGTCCAGTAACATCCTCCTTGATGAAAAGTTTAATGCACATGTGGCAGATTTTGGATTGTCCAGATTGATTCTTCCTTACCATACTCATGTCACCACTGAACTTGTTGGTACCCTCGGCTACATCCCACCGGAGTACAGTCAATCATGGATAGCCACTTTGAGAGGGGATGTCTATAGTTTTGGAGTCGTGATGTTAGAAATCCTGGCTGGCAGAAGACCTGTGGACATGAGCAAACCAAAGATATCAAGAGAATTGGTTGTATGGGTGCACCAAATGAGAAACGAGGGTAAGCAAGAAGAAATATTTGATCCTATACTGCGAGACAAGGGGTTCGAAGGAGAAATGCTTCAAGTGCTCAATGTTGCCTGCATGTGTGTCAGCCAGAATCCTTTCAGAAGGCCAACTATAGCAGAAGTGGTTGAGTGTCTCAGCAGAGTAGGATCCAACCGGGAGGCACCTAAATAA